DNA sequence from the Planctomycetota bacterium genome:
GCTGGCGATTTGGCCGTCGCTGGTTGCGCAAATTGCGCTGCACGAGTTGGGGCACGTCGTCGCCGGCCCCCTACCAGCGCAAGCAATCGCATGGATGCGACATGGTTGTACCCAGGCAAATGCCAGGGGTGTGTCGCCAGATGTTATCATGCGCGGACATGAGAAGTCGCTTTCGCCAAACTTTACGAACGCTTTGCTTTTGCATGAGCCGTATCAGCCGACCAATCGCGATTGAAACTCAGCGGCAACGCAGGCTGACGCATTGCCCATCGCGAGTTGCGTGCATAGCCGTAATGGTGGCCCTGGCACTTGTTGCCAAGCCTCTCGCTGTTTGTGCTGCCGAGCCGCATTACGCGCTGGAACTCACCGCGCCGCGGCACATGACTGGGACTTACAGCTTTGAAATTTCGACCCAGCACATGACCGTCGAGCGCTGGACAATCTTCGCGGCCGAGGCGCCCCGGTTCACCTGGCAATACAACGCGACGACGCAACTACTCCCCGAGGGAAAGACGGCCGAAGATTTCAGCGATCGGCACCGCCATTTGCTGCAGAGTGATGCCATCGTCAAATCAGGTGAACGCCAACACCGGTTCCGGGGTGAGGTGGTCGTGACGGCCCAACTTCGCGGCCGGCGACTGGTCCAGCGGAAGCCCGAGGTGAAGTATTACGCCCCCGGCGAACTGTCGGGCTCGGAACTTGAGCATTCGCTGGCTGCGACGCCGACGGTCGATTTCACGCGCGAAGAGTTTCGCCACTGGCAAGTAAAGCATGGGCTCACGCGTCACGCCGGCGAAGACACGATCGGCTTCGCCCGTCGCGTCTTTCTCCATCTGCGCAAGTCGCTGACGTACGAGTATCACACCAAGATGGACCGCTCGGCGCAGCACGTTTGCCAGGCGGGTGTTTCCGACTGCGCCGGGATGAGCGCCCTGTTTGTCGCGTGCCTGCGGGCCAACAAAGTGCCGGCGCGAATGATTGCCGGCCACTGGGCCAAATCGACTGACGCGAAGGTTCTGATGGATGGCAAAGTCTACAACCAACAGCACGTCAAAGCCGAGTTCTTTGTCGTCGACGTCGGCTGGATTCCCGTCGACGTGTCGAGCGGGGTGCAGCGCGACCATTCCGAGCACGGCTTGGAATACTTTGGCTGGTCCGGGGCCGATTTTTTCACCATGCACCTCGACTACGATCTGGAAGTCGACGTGCCACGCCAAGGACGCAAGAAACTCGACGAGCTGCAGTCCTTCCACTACTACGTCTGGGGTGTTGGCAAGCTGGACGACGCGGAAATCACGTCGACATGGACCGTCACCGAAGATGTCCACGAAAAAACGCGCGCTGCCGAGTGATCGAGCCGCTCAATAAGTGGGCGACTCGTCAATCGAGCTTGATTGGCGGCAGCTCGCCGCGGCGCGGCAATTGTTCGCTGCTGTTGCCGCTCGACGCGCCGGTGCCTGAATCGAGCGGAACCGACCCCGGTGGTTTGCGCTGGATGGGGTCGCGGGTTTCGCGCGCATCGGCTTGTCGCTGGGGTCCGCCGGGCTGGCGCGCCGCACGCTGCGCACGAATTTCCAGTCGCGCCGCTTCGGCCACTTTGGCTGACGGCAGGACAACGCACAGTTTTTCATCGCTGGCGATCAGCTCGGGGCAGACCATCGACTCGGCATGCTCGGC
Encoded proteins:
- a CDS encoding transglutaminase domain-containing protein encodes the protein MTGTYSFEISTQHMTVERWTIFAAEAPRFTWQYNATTQLLPEGKTAEDFSDRHRHLLQSDAIVKSGERQHRFRGEVVVTAQLRGRRLVQRKPEVKYYAPGELSGSELEHSLAATPTVDFTREEFRHWQVKHGLTRHAGEDTIGFARRVFLHLRKSLTYEYHTKMDRSAQHVCQAGVSDCAGMSALFVACLRANKVPARMIAGHWAKSTDAKVLMDGKVYNQQHVKAEFFVVDVGWIPVDVSSGVQRDHSEHGLEYFGWSGADFFTMHLDYDLEVDVPRQGRKKLDELQSFHYYVWGVGKLDDAEITSTWTVTEDVHEKTRAAE